Proteins encoded together in one Streptomyces umbrinus window:
- a CDS encoding transcriptional regulator — translation MAARPLVARQPNERLQALIQEAGCSNAGLARRVNMCGAEHGLDLRYDKTSVARWLRGQQPRGRAPAIIAEALGRKLGRTVTIDEIGMANGKNLASGVGLQFSPTVLGAIEQVCELWRSDVGRRDFLSGSSVAASALVEPSRDWLISSPDAQVSRAAGPRVGQSDVAAVSAMTQALVDLDHQYGSGHVRPVVVHYLNSVVSGLLAGSYREAVGRELFAAVARLTELAGYMAVDTGQPGLAQRYYIQALRLAQAAGDRGYGGYVLAASMSHLAAQLGNPREIAQLARAAQEGARGRVTPRAESMFHAAEARGHALMGDARSAQAASGRAVAALEQADPDSGDDPRWIAHFDEAYLADELAHCHRDLGQSEAAARCAQESLAGHPETRARRRAIGYVLLATAQVQQREVEQACHTGLRAVELLGTLRSNRGAEYLDDFQQRLEPYRDEPVVREFGARMDLQAAA, via the coding sequence ATGGCCGCAAGGCCTCTCGTCGCGCGGCAGCCGAACGAACGACTGCAGGCGCTCATCCAGGAAGCGGGCTGTTCCAACGCCGGGCTGGCCCGCCGGGTCAACATGTGCGGCGCGGAGCACGGTCTCGATCTGCGCTACGACAAGACGTCCGTGGCGCGCTGGCTGCGGGGACAGCAGCCGCGCGGGCGGGCGCCCGCGATCATCGCCGAGGCGCTCGGCCGCAAGCTGGGCCGGACCGTCACGATCGACGAGATTGGCATGGCGAACGGCAAGAACCTCGCCTCCGGCGTGGGGCTGCAGTTCTCGCCGACCGTCCTCGGGGCGATCGAGCAGGTCTGCGAGCTGTGGCGCAGCGACGTGGGGCGGCGGGACTTCCTGTCCGGCTCGTCCGTCGCGGCCTCCGCGCTCGTCGAGCCGAGCCGGGACTGGCTGATCTCCTCGCCGGACGCGCAGGTGTCGCGTGCGGCCGGGCCACGGGTCGGGCAGTCCGACGTGGCGGCGGTGAGCGCGATGACCCAGGCGCTGGTCGACCTGGACCACCAGTACGGCAGCGGGCACGTGCGCCCGGTCGTCGTGCACTACCTGAACAGTGTCGTCTCCGGGCTGCTGGCGGGCTCGTACCGGGAAGCGGTCGGGCGTGAACTCTTCGCGGCGGTCGCGCGGTTGACGGAGCTGGCCGGCTACATGGCGGTCGACACCGGACAGCCGGGGCTCGCGCAGCGGTACTACATCCAGGCGCTGCGGCTCGCGCAGGCGGCGGGCGACCGCGGGTACGGCGGGTATGTGCTCGCCGCGTCCATGAGCCACCTGGCGGCGCAGCTCGGCAATCCGCGGGAGATCGCCCAGTTGGCGCGGGCGGCGCAGGAGGGGGCGCGCGGGCGGGTCACACCGCGCGCGGAGTCGATGTTCCACGCCGCGGAGGCGCGGGGGCACGCGTTGATGGGTGACGCGCGTTCGGCACAGGCGGCGTCCGGACGGGCCGTGGCGGCGCTGGAGCAGGCCGATCCGGATTCCGGCGACGACCCGCGGTGGATCGCGCACTTCGACGAGGCGTATCTGGCCGACGAGTTGGCGCATTGTCACCGGGACCTCGGGCAGTCGGAGGCGGCCGCGCGGTGCGCGCAGGAATCCCTCGCCGGGCACCCCGAGACGCGTGCGAGGCGCCGCGCCATCGGTTACGTACTGCTGGCCACCGCGCAGGTCCAGCAGCGTGAGGTCGAGCAGGCCTGTCACACCGGTCTGCGCGCGGTCGAACTGCTCGGCACGCTGCGCTCCAACCGCGGGGCGGAGTACCTGGACGACTTCCAACAGCGCCTGGAGCCCTACCGGGACGAGCCGGTGGTACGGGAGTTCGGGGCGCGCATGGACCTGCAGGCGGCGGCCTGA
- a CDS encoding bifunctional DNA primase/polymerase translates to MEETIAGTETAQIPKQRGESLQDIAVRYAEERHWDVFPGTWLEAADGVQRCSCGEPSCAVPGAHPAREDWATQATGSATVARRLWAKQPSASILLPTGRTFDAIDVPETSGFLALARMRRMELTLGPVTCTPDRRMQFFVLPGAAVKAPDLVRKLGWPLASLDLVVMGEGTYVAAPPTRFGARGAVQWACRPTPANRWLPDAEELISPLAYACGRDARR, encoded by the coding sequence GTGGAAGAGACGATCGCAGGCACCGAGACCGCCCAGATCCCGAAGCAGCGAGGCGAGTCGCTGCAGGACATCGCCGTGCGCTATGCCGAAGAGCGCCATTGGGACGTGTTCCCAGGCACTTGGCTGGAAGCCGCCGACGGGGTGCAGCGCTGCTCGTGCGGCGAGCCCTCGTGCGCCGTGCCCGGCGCGCATCCGGCGCGTGAGGACTGGGCGACGCAGGCCACGGGCAGTGCGACCGTCGCACGTCGGCTGTGGGCGAAGCAGCCGTCGGCATCGATCCTGCTGCCCACGGGGCGGACGTTCGACGCGATCGACGTCCCCGAGACCTCGGGGTTTCTCGCGCTCGCCCGGATGCGGCGGATGGAGCTGACGCTCGGCCCTGTGACGTGTACGCCGGACCGGCGGATGCAGTTCTTCGTGTTGCCGGGTGCCGCTGTGAAGGCGCCCGATCTTGTGCGGAAGCTCGGGTGGCCGCTTGCTTCTCTTGATCTGGTTGTGATGGGGGAAGGTACGTATGTGGCTGCGCCGCCCACGCGGTTCGGGGCGCGGGGGGCTGTGCAGTGGGCCTGCCGGCCGACTCCGGCGAATCGGTGGCTGCCGGATGCGGAGGAGTTGATCTCGCCCTTGGCTTACGCCTGCGGGCGGGACGCTCGTCGGTGA
- a CDS encoding ABC transporter ATP-binding protein, producing the protein MTEGVRVSDAVAVRVRGLWKRFGEQVAVAGIDLELPAGQFIGLVGPNGAGKTTTLSMVTGLLRPDQGSVEVVGHDVWRDPVEVKARIGVLPEGLRLFERLSGRELLAYTGRLRGLPGAEVDKRATQLLDVLDLAGAQHKLVVDYSTGMRKKIGLAAALLHNPEVLFLDEPFEGVDPVSAQTIRGVLERYTASGATVVFSSHVMELVESLCDWVAVMAAGRIRAHGPLTEVRGEAPSLQQAFLELVGANARDTGSDLDWLGGAR; encoded by the coding sequence ATGACGGAGGGAGTGCGGGTGAGCGACGCGGTGGCCGTGCGGGTGCGGGGGCTTTGGAAGCGGTTCGGGGAGCAGGTCGCCGTCGCGGGGATCGATCTGGAGTTGCCCGCGGGGCAGTTCATCGGGCTGGTCGGGCCCAACGGGGCGGGGAAGACCACGACTCTGTCGATGGTGACCGGGCTGCTGCGGCCCGATCAGGGGTCCGTGGAGGTCGTCGGACACGATGTGTGGCGCGACCCCGTGGAGGTCAAGGCCCGGATCGGGGTCCTGCCCGAGGGGCTGCGGCTCTTCGAGCGGCTCTCGGGACGGGAACTCCTCGCCTACACGGGGCGGCTGCGCGGACTGCCCGGTGCCGAGGTCGACAAGCGGGCCACCCAGCTGCTCGACGTGCTCGACCTCGCCGGCGCCCAGCACAAACTCGTCGTCGACTACTCGACGGGCATGCGCAAGAAGATCGGGCTCGCGGCGGCGCTGCTGCACAACCCGGAAGTGCTGTTCCTCGACGAGCCGTTCGAGGGCGTCGACCCGGTCTCCGCGCAGACGATCCGCGGGGTCCTGGAGCGCTACACCGCCTCCGGCGCGACCGTCGTCTTCTCGTCCCATGTGATGGAGCTCGTCGAGTCGCTGTGCGACTGGGTCGCCGTGATGGCCGCCGGCCGTATCCGCGCCCACGGCCCGCTCACCGAGGTGCGCGGCGAGGCGCCCTCCCTCCAGCAGGCCTTCCTCGAACTCGTCGGGGCGAACGCCCGCGACACCGGCTCCGACCTCGACTGGCTGGGCGGCGCCCGATGA
- a CDS encoding transporter — protein sequence MSATTATKAPTTSTASVTPVVVRLKLSLLRNGLRQSAGRRAVYVASLVIVLLFAALQLIGLIALRGNTHAMTVTVLLTAVLALGWAVMPLFFSGGDETLDPTRLVMLPLRPQPLVRALLVASLVGIGPLFTLCLLVGSVVAMAHGAAAYVTGVVAVVLALLVCVALARTIATANTRLLTSRKGRDLAVLSGLVIAVGAQVVNFGAQKLGSSGLSTLDPAADVVRWVPPASALGAVDSVSEGSYAVGLAQLALSGVALAVLLAFWQRSLTRLMTSPDGSTLQAAEPSRDKAGRSSGLGRLLPAGRTGTVMERSLRYVWRDPKTKAAWVTSLAIGLIVPVFNALQGTGSIYFACFAAGMLGIQMYNQFGQDTSAFWMVAMTISSTRDAYVELRARALALLVITLPYAVLVCVLTTALLGDWRSLPEVFGLSFALLGAMLATGAWSSARFPYSIPQESYKNVAPGQASLAGFSIFGGMIAAALLCAPVITLTIWLNVSSDGQDWTWLLLPIGTAYGAAIALAGLHLAAPRTARQLPEILAAVSKG from the coding sequence ATGAGCGCCACAACCGCCACGAAGGCGCCCACCACCTCGACCGCCTCCGTCACCCCCGTCGTCGTACGACTCAAGCTGTCGCTGCTGCGCAACGGGCTGCGGCAGTCGGCGGGGCGGCGGGCCGTGTACGTGGCGTCGCTCGTCATCGTGCTGCTGTTCGCCGCGCTCCAGCTCATCGGGCTGATCGCGCTGCGCGGCAACACCCACGCGATGACCGTGACGGTGCTGCTCACCGCCGTGCTGGCGCTCGGCTGGGCCGTGATGCCGCTCTTCTTCTCCGGCGGCGACGAGACCCTCGACCCGACCCGCCTGGTGATGCTGCCGCTGCGCCCGCAGCCGCTCGTACGCGCGTTGCTGGTGGCCTCGCTGGTCGGCATAGGCCCGCTGTTCACGCTGTGCCTGCTCGTCGGTTCGGTCGTCGCGATGGCGCACGGGGCGGCGGCGTACGTCACCGGAGTCGTCGCGGTCGTCCTCGCGCTCCTGGTGTGCGTGGCCCTCGCGCGGACCATCGCGACCGCCAACACCCGGCTGCTGACCAGCCGCAAGGGCCGCGACCTGGCCGTGCTGAGCGGTCTGGTGATCGCGGTGGGCGCGCAGGTCGTCAACTTCGGGGCGCAGAAGCTCGGTTCGTCGGGCCTGTCCACGCTGGACCCGGCCGCCGACGTGGTCCGCTGGGTGCCGCCCGCGTCGGCGCTCGGCGCGGTGGACTCCGTCAGCGAGGGCTCGTACGCCGTCGGCCTCGCCCAGCTCGCCCTGAGCGGGGTGGCACTGGCGGTGCTGCTGGCCTTCTGGCAGCGGAGTCTGACCCGGCTGATGACCTCGCCCGACGGCTCGACGCTGCAGGCCGCCGAGCCCTCCCGGGACAAGGCGGGCCGTTCCTCCGGGCTCGGCCGGCTGCTGCCCGCGGGACGCACGGGCACGGTCATGGAGCGCAGCCTGCGGTACGTGTGGCGGGATCCGAAGACCAAGGCCGCGTGGGTGACCTCGCTCGCGATCGGCCTGATCGTGCCGGTGTTCAACGCGCTGCAGGGCACCGGCTCGATCTACTTCGCCTGCTTCGCGGCGGGCATGCTCGGCATCCAGATGTACAACCAGTTCGGGCAGGACACGTCCGCGTTCTGGATGGTCGCGATGACGATCTCGTCGACCCGGGACGCGTATGTTGAGCTGCGGGCACGGGCGTTGGCGCTCCTGGTGATCACCCTTCCGTACGCGGTCCTCGTGTGCGTCCTCACGACGGCGCTGCTCGGCGACTGGCGCTCGCTGCCCGAGGTGTTCGGCCTGTCGTTCGCACTGCTCGGCGCGATGCTGGCGACCGGGGCCTGGTCCTCCGCCCGCTTCCCGTACTCGATCCCGCAGGAGAGCTACAAGAACGTGGCTCCCGGCCAGGCGAGCCTCGCCGGATTCTCGATCTTCGGCGGCATGATCGCGGCCGCACTGCTCTGCGCCCCCGTCATCACCCTCACCATCTGGCTGAACGTCTCGTCGGACGGCCAGGACTGGACCTGGCTCCTCCTCCCGATCGGAACGGCCTACGGAGCGGCCATCGCCCTGGCAGGCCTGCACCTCGCCGCACCACGAACAGCACGGCAACTGCCGGAGATCCTGGCGGCGGTGAGCAAGGGCTGA
- a CDS encoding alpha/beta fold hydrolase, producing MVRRIDVSGAGGVRLAAWEFADSPKIDPPRGDPSGTGTPSGAIERAPGVLLLHGLMGRASHWAPTARWLSERHRAVALDQRGHGQSDKPPEASYTRGAYVEDAEAALEQLDLGPAVLIGHAMGALTAWQLAAKRPDLVRGLVICDMRASALGAASQREWEDWFKAWPVPFATLADVRKWFGEDDPWVERPNPSRGEFYAEVMAESPDGWRPVFEPEQMLKSRETWVYDAHWEELTQVQCPALVVRGLDGELGRAESQEMVRVLPNGQYAEVADAGHLVHYDQPEAWRAAVEPFLDEALR from the coding sequence ATGGTGCGGCGCATCGACGTGAGCGGTGCGGGTGGCGTACGCCTCGCCGCCTGGGAGTTCGCCGACTCTCCCAAGATCGATCCTCCGAGGGGCGACCCTTCAGGGACCGGCACCCCGTCCGGGGCGATCGAGCGTGCGCCCGGCGTGCTGTTACTGCACGGCCTCATGGGCCGTGCATCCCACTGGGCGCCCACCGCCCGCTGGCTCTCCGAGCGGCATCGCGCCGTCGCGCTCGACCAACGGGGCCACGGCCAGAGCGACAAGCCGCCCGAGGCCTCCTACACCCGCGGTGCGTACGTCGAGGACGCCGAGGCCGCCCTCGAACAGCTGGACCTCGGCCCGGCCGTCCTCATAGGTCACGCCATGGGCGCCCTGACCGCCTGGCAGCTCGCCGCCAAGCGCCCCGACCTCGTGCGCGGCCTGGTCATCTGCGACATGCGGGCCTCGGCTCTGGGAGCAGCCTCGCAGCGCGAGTGGGAGGACTGGTTCAAGGCCTGGCCGGTCCCCTTCGCCACACTCGCCGACGTACGGAAGTGGTTCGGCGAGGACGACCCCTGGGTGGAGCGTCCGAACCCCTCGCGCGGTGAGTTCTACGCCGAGGTGATGGCCGAGTCTCCGGACGGCTGGCGGCCCGTCTTCGAGCCCGAGCAGATGCTCAAGTCCCGCGAGACCTGGGTGTACGACGCGCACTGGGAGGAGCTCACGCAGGTCCAGTGCCCCGCCCTCGTCGTCCGTGGCCTCGACGGTGAGCTGGGCCGGGCCGAGTCCCAGGAGATGGTCCGTGTTCTGCCGAACGGGCAGTACGCGGAGGTGGCCGATGCGGGGCATCTTGTCCACTACGACCAGCCGGAGGCTTGGCGCGCGGCCGTTGAGCCTTTCCTGGACGAGGCGCTCCGCTAG
- a CDS encoding metal-dependent transcriptional regulator, translating into MSGLIDTTEMYLRTILELEEEGVVPMRARIAERLDQSGPTVSQTVARMERDGLVSVASDRHLELTDEGRRLATRVMRKHRLAECLLVDVIGLEWEQVHAEACRWEHVMSEAVERRVLELLRHPTESPYGNPIPGLEELGEKDGADPFLDAGMVSLADLDPGLDGKTVVVRRIGEPIQTDAQLMYTLRRAGVQPGSVVSVTESAGGVLVGSGGEAAELESDVASHVFVAKR; encoded by the coding sequence ATGTCCGGACTGATCGACACCACGGAGATGTATCTCCGCACCATCCTCGAGCTGGAGGAGGAAGGTGTGGTCCCCATGCGCGCCCGTATCGCCGAGCGGCTCGACCAGAGCGGGCCGACGGTCAGCCAGACCGTGGCGCGCATGGAGCGCGACGGCCTGGTGTCCGTCGCCAGCGACCGGCACCTGGAGCTCACGGACGAGGGCCGCCGGCTCGCGACGCGCGTGATGCGCAAGCACCGCCTCGCCGAGTGTCTGCTCGTCGACGTGATCGGTCTGGAGTGGGAGCAGGTGCACGCCGAGGCCTGCCGCTGGGAGCACGTGATGAGCGAGGCGGTCGAGCGCCGCGTGCTCGAACTGCTGCGTCACCCCACCGAGTCGCCGTACGGCAACCCGATCCCGGGCCTGGAGGAGCTGGGCGAGAAGGACGGGGCAGACCCGTTCCTGGACGCGGGCATGGTGTCGCTGGCCGATCTCGACCCCGGGCTCGACGGCAAGACGGTCGTCGTCCGTCGCATCGGTGAGCCGATCCAGACGGACGCGCAGCTGATGTACACGCTGCGGAGGGCGGGCGTGCAGCCCGGGTCCGTCGTCAGCGTGACGGAGTCCGCGGGTGGGGTGCTGGTGGGCAGCGGCGGTGAGGCGGCGGAGCTGGAGTCGGACGTGGCGTCGCACGTGTTCGTCGCGAAGCGGTAG